From a single Leishmania mexicana MHOM/GT/2001/U1103 complete genome, chromosome 7 genomic region:
- a CDS encoding putative tRNA-methyl transferase gives MSVATTRSQLRIAIGLSGGVDSAVTALVLQRCVHTTLDVAALHCFGGPHAPPPPLPALQAAVDAHVPLHKLLGKLVTAGGPGIATAGYAAVPVQYTPFFMRNWHDDNTASGWCVRAQVDYDDAQQVARALDLLPHDGTPLPLYDFSSEYVEQCFERMLAAYAVGHTLNVDVLCNSKIKFGALTRALRRTRSVFSETLLATGHYARTWHLPRGVHSGEDAKRRPVLLVRPCSAGRDLNDQTVFLSRVPPSALARAIFPLGHLFTCKADVRALARHSFGHGSGTAAVASSDGAPQRSVAHISQKKTSTGICFVGPPSAAACAGDTSSSSRFPPFLNEYLPPPPPPPLSSTRTVFCDAVTGEELFVPEDTAKHFSSAPSQSIACPLRRRPTLGALRADYPGLLPAYAFTLGQRVRLCRRTVGGRVREAAYYVADKVLAPLPSSALSDNKTVPVRLLAEVRVVAQWNNALLYTSQATVESLHWWLPPPVLHQRAVAYHERSVYELRCHCCTRHQEALQPATVEWEAADEELSADAEVRVRRARVHFNAPLRTVTPGQALVAYMPLLELEEGWKKGRDASRGDAEPSPPEAMAVIGSGWIVSPDSPPP, from the coding sequence ATGAGTGTGGCCACGACGCgctcgcagctgcgcatcgcCATCGGCCTCTCCGGCGGTGtcgacagcgccgtcaccgccctCGTGCTGCAACGTTGTGTTCACACCACACTCGACGTCGCTGCGCTTCACTGCTTTGGCGGTCCACacgctccacctccgccactgCCCGCACTACAAGCGGCGGTTGACGCACACGTACCGCTCCACAAGTTGCTCGGCAAGCTAGTCACCGCAGGCGGACCGGGCATTGCGACTGCAGGCTACGCTGCTGTTCCTGTGCAGTACACCCCATTTTTCATGCGAAACTGGCACGATGACAACACGGCCTCTGGATGGTGTGTGCGAGCCCAGGTCGACTACGACGatgcgcagcaggtggcaAGGGCGCTAGACCTCCTTCCGCACGACGGCACGCCTCTGCCGTTGTACGACTTCTCCAGCGAGTACGTTGAACAGTGCTTTGAGCGCATGCTCGCTGCCTACGCCGTAGGCCACACGCTCAACGTGGACGTGCTGTGCAACAGTAAGATCAAATTTGGCGCCctgacgcgtgcgctgcgtcgcaCGAGATCGGTGTTCAGTGAAACACTCCTCGCCACCGGTCactacgcacgcacgtggcACCTTCCGCGCGGTGTCCACAGTGGTGAGGATGCTAAGAGACGaccggtgctgctcgtgcgGCCGTGCTCTGCGGGGCGGGACCTCAACGATCAGACCGTCTTTCTATCCCGGGTGCCGCCATCTGCCCTGGCCAGGGCAATTTTCCCTCTCGGGCACCTCTTCACCTGCAAGGCGGATGTGCGTGCACTGGCGAGGCACAGCTTCGGGCACGGCAGtggcacggcagcggtggcgagcTCAGATGGGGCGCCGCAGCGTTCGGTGGCGCACATCTCCCAAAAGAAGACCAGCACGGGTATCTGCTTCGTCGGACcgccctccgctgccgcgtgcgccggcgATACATCGTCTAGCTCGcgcttccctcccttcttgAACGAGTACCtcccgcccccgccaccgccacccttGTCATCGACCCGTACGGTGTTCTGCGACGCGGTGACGGGGGAAGAGCTGTTCGTGCCTGAAGACACAGCTAAGCACTTCTCCAGCGCGCCATCGCAGTCCATCGCGTGCCCTCTACGTCGTCGTCCCACGCTTGGTGCCCTCCGGGCAGACTACCCGGGCCTCCTGCCAGCCTACGCCTTTACTCTCGGCcagcgtgtgcgtctctgccgccgcactgTTGGCGGGCGAGTGCGCGAGGCGGCCTACTACGTTGCTGACAAGGTGCTGGCACCTCTGCCGTCGTCAGCGTTGAGTGACAACAAAACCGTGCCTGTACGTCTGCTGGCAGAGGTGCGGGTGGTTGCCCAATGGAACAACGCGCTGCTGTACACCTCTCAAGCTACGGTCGAGTCGCTGCACTGGTGGCTACCCCCACCAGTGCTGCATCAGCGCGCTGTGGCCTACCATGAACGTAGCGTGTATGAACTGCGGTGTCATTGCTGCACGCGACACCAAGAAGCGCTGCAACCAGCAACAGTGGAGTGGGAAGCAGCGGACGAAGAGCTCAGCGCGGATGCGGAGGTGCGCGTTCGGCGTGCTCGCGTACACTTCAATGCTCCTCTTCGCACCGTTACGCCCGGGCAGGCGCTCGTGGCATACATGCCCCTCTTGGAGCTCGAAGAAGGGTGGAAGAAGGGCCGTGACGCCTCTCGCGGTGATGCGGAACCGTCGCCGCCTGAGGCAATGGCTGTGATCGGGTCTGGCTGGATTGTGTCGCCTGACTCCCCGCCGCCTTGA
- a CDS encoding putative protein kinase, translated as MGMEHYTKVRDLGGTNGAFLARDRQQPDRLVVIKRLADGTQGIEELNASLRLRHPHIIRFLESFVYNGSLFVVMSYESGGDLDGLFHYLTQSHRMPTTHTLLLWFVQLLETLVYCHDHHVIHRDIKPSNILVSEDTKMLYLGDFGSAKTLITSNVTSTFIGSPMWISPEVLLGTSYSYAADVWSMGCVFYEMATLRKPFSAPSFAHLVQQITWGHITPLPAHVAQEVKSIIHSMLVLDPAQRVTAKAALEVARSALDRAEELRQASPSSLRPAGMPPKSSATSLPPRLTSPPEVVVHQPRQTPPPPPSPPPSQPYSSCPSAGTTPPRKRGLTRAAAPSVPTSSESTPPPSSTISDRLLAVASEAKAGEDPTPHGSLPTAAAPESASQAAVVKQRPGASSPASALREPTASPPPQPLVGKAPASRQPPSVLVVEAAPPALAAKREAAVQDKGGPAASPVEDAQLRTPQQMVLQISTTGFSRSAQRKKAAPKRKNVTTHKAGPLPLRQRVLSVPAQASPPTEAPKFVRQLSTDSLPTRRTAELLAPSNGSSGPTKVVVKAVPPTHVAKRALAVAGNRENPPRVPKESPTREARALHKARLKPASQLPPKLAAQATGAAPADQWFDQRMRDLCAMENYLHQHRVDDDKVLQAYDARRHKEQQQCETVAPRACAPGKPSAARRHSPATKFASPAQPPGVLVMTPPRRRHLSEDIPSPPALSAAQQQQRQQRPGAASPFVRQASYARQGSHPACRSESRQSSLSSTFNGRQASNARAQTRVSLEEQQKNEEGRVMARERREAERQRMKELISAQRAAAKKQKRNAKKDDAVDVQIVLPASLHYTPECVVPAD; from the coding sequence ATGGGCATGGAACACTACACCAAGGTCAGGGACCTCGGTGGCACCAACGGCGCCTTCCTCGCGCGTGaccggcagcagccggaCCGGCTTGTCGTCATCAAGCGGCTGGCGGACGGCACTCAAGGAATCGAGGAGCTCAacgcgtcgctgcggctgcggcacccGCACATTATTCGCTTCCTCGAGTCCTTTGTATATAACGGTAGCCTGTTCGTCGTCATGTCGTACGAGTCCGGTGGCGACCTCGACGGACTCTTCCACTACCTCACGCAGAGCCACAGGATGCCGACGACCCAcacactgctgctgtggttcgtgcagctgctggagaccCTTGTGTACTGCCACGATCACCACGTCATCCACCGCGACATCAAGCCGAGCAACATCCTCGTCTCGGAGGACACGAAGATGCTGTACCTAGGCGACTTCGGCTCTGCCAAGACCCTCATCACCTCCAACGTCACCTCCACGTTTATTGGATCGCCGATGTGGATCTCgccggaggtgctgctgggcaCGAGCTACAGCTACGCCGCCGACGTGTGGTCGATGGGCTGTGTTTTCTACGAGATGGCAACGCTGCGCAAGCCATTCTCGGCCCCGAGCTTCGCGCACCTGGTGCAGCAGATCACGTGGGGCCACATCACCCCTCTCCCGGCGCACGTGGCGCAGGAGGTGAAGTCGATCATTCACTCCATGCTCGTGCTCGACCCCGCGCAGCGCGTGACTgccaaggcggcgctggaggtggcgcgAAGCGCCCTCGACCGCGCTGAGGAGCTCCGCCAAGCGTCGCCGTCTTCACTGCGCCCTGCCGGGATGCCGCCTAAGTCCTCCGCGACCTCCTTGCCACCCCGACTAACGTCGCCGCCAGAGGTGGTCGTACACCAGCCGCGGCAgaccccaccgccgccgccgtcgccgccgccgtcgcagcccTACTCCTCGTGCCCGTCAGCCGGCACCACACCACCTCGAAAGAGGGGCCTcacgagggcggcggccccgTCGGTGCCGACCTCATCCGaatcgacgccgccgccctccagcACTATAAGCGACCGGCTGTTGGCTGTCgcgtcggaggcgaaggccGGCGAGGATCCGACGCCGCACGGATCCCTTCccactgcagccgcacccgaATCCGCGTCGCAGGCGGCCGTAGTGAAGCAACGTCCCGGCGCGTCGTCGCCTGCGTCGGCCTTGCGAGAACCCACAGCCTCCCCCCCGCCGCAGCCACTTGTGGGGAAGGCTCCCGCgtcacggcagccgccgtcgGTGCTTGTGGTAGaggccgcaccgccagcccTTGCGGcaaagagggaggcggcagtGCAAGACAAAGGGGGGCCGGCGGCGTCACCGGTGGAGGACGCACAACTCcgcacgccgcagcagaTGGTGCTGCAGATCTCCACCACGGGCTTCAGCAggtcggcgcagcgcaagaaAGCGGCTCCGAAGCGCAAGAACGTGACGACGCACAAGGCAGgcccgctgccactgcggcagcgagTGCTGAGCGTCCCGGCACAGGCCTCACCACCAACAGAGGCACCAAAGTTCGTGCGGCAGCTCAGTACAGACTCGCTGCCCACCCGGCGTactgcggagctgctcgcaCCCTCGAACGGAAGCAGTGGGCCGACaaaggtggtggtgaaggcggtgccgccgacgcacGTGGCGAAGCGCGCCTTGGCCGTGGCGGGCAACCGCGAGAACCCACCGCGTGTGCCGAAGGAGTCGCCGACGCGGGAGGCGCGAGCGCTTCACAAAGCGCGACTGAAGCCGGCGTCACAGCTGCCCCCCAAGCTCGCCGCCCAGGccaccggcgctgcaccGGCAGACCAGTGGTTTGATCAGCGGATGCGTGACCTGTGCGCCATGGAGAACTAcctccaccagcaccgcgTGGATGATGACAAGGTGTTGCAGGCGTACGATGCACGACGGCacaaggagcagcagcagtgcgagACGGTGGCCCCAAGGGCATGTGCACCAGGGAAGccctcggcggcgcgccgccacagccCTGCGACGAAGTTCGCCAGTCCGGCGCAGCCACCCGGTGTGCTTGTCATgacgccaccgcgccgccgccacctgtCGGAAGACATCCCCTCTCCACCTGCACTgtcagctgcgcagcagcagcagcgacaacaGCGGCCTGGCGCGGCCTCGCCTTTCGTGAGACAAGCGTCCTACGCTCGTCAGGGCTCGCACCCTGCCTGCCGCTCCGAATCGAGGCAGAGCAGTCTTTCATCCACGTTCAATGGTCGCCAGGCGAGCAACGCCCgggcgcagacgcgcgtgtcgctggaggagcagcagaagaacgAGGAGGGGCGCGTGATGGCGCGCGAGAGACgtgaggcggagcggcagcggatgAAAGAGCTCATCAGCGCAcagcgcgccgcggcgaagaAGCAAAAGCGGAACGCCAAGAaggacgacgccgtcgacgtcCAGATCGTCTTGCCAGCCAGCCTACACTACACCCCCGAATGCGTCGTGCCGGCGGACTAG
- a CDS encoding putative protein kinase, producing the protein MPPQPVAQRQRSRQSSPRAREPMITSEYEIVEKMATGSFGVVFKVRRATDHQVFVMKRIPLLGLTALQRRDAAQEIILMRDLHHPCVVSQRDAFLYNEHDLCLVMDYYDGGDMDTHMAAQRDLDMYFELDQVMLWFVQLVLGAQYLHAHNVVHRDIKIHNVFLRSKDMSVVLGDFGISERLGADLANHTWVAAATMSGLHGSDGSSLTSVPAIVAATAVGSPSPARMNHGDDAMRSLSISGCLRPPTPGGAGAGPLVLSPLLYQQTAWSSGQWGAESQLCSPNSSPYQPLSHARQTGASSNAASSCSLQRLLNGGVEAVMKGTPLYMAPEVLQGGAASPKSDVWSLGCVLYELLALRHPFESRDLAPLVMRVLRGQREPLPAHYPRPIADLINHMLCLDASQRPSCEEVLTVPCVRAYVDLWRSLRTPLDVPTSPGETALMRQLQAWQANIAAWNARHPDNPRSKSVHYSELKRQLLSPACAPAEERERVERRAVEAARMALQTAQPSGLTCSISLAGISGASQGGGGAHDGTFFFGATGECLAGAAGRSSSELLSIPSLAEGILNMGPSDSMRPYMVYDVAPEIAATAAAGGAGPSCAESAARKALNGRPPRPSRRPSVSPPPHPVQGEDLAVTGHHIGKGGARVGSLPQAVDVARSENSPMVSAAARKRRYQQAGQRKPTAPQKGESSHHDDTTQPEHKPLTGAASPTIDAAAEVPSTTPPVPSSYFPLKPDLPTSPSLLHTRGSTRCGSIDEDALFFEAYGNVTDMRFASLDEIAQNVVDLRQRVQQRLRHQRLLRDIEALHERHGSALLRSMPHVLSVLEATVDGEEGPPGRSGGAQSTMSPEEVYARMVQQIDQQRSGYEQHQLDPDDAEKLMGILHLGQLPVGRPMPPRIRQLRESAALAQEVVSEEARRRSRLFPRESKDRTPPTTKRGVPFSSAVSMQFADPAAPLIALSTGGGRSSSLTTAMELRRWRPYLERRDRLSAALTHVFDATTLRAVYSYYRTCALLQRDAAVVRRLVPDRQQWSALPSVEELAVLDRRLEVLFEDRPSWDGRQGA; encoded by the coding sequence ATGCCGCCTCAGccagtggcgcagcgccagcggtcGAGGCAGTCGTCGCCCCGGGCCAGAGAGCCTATGATCACCTCCGAATACGAAATCGTCGAGAAGATGGCGACGGGCTCCTTCGGCGTCGTCTTCAAAGTCCGCCGAGCTACAGACCATCAGGTCTTCGTCATGAAGCGCATTCCGCTGCTCGGCttgacggcgctgcagcgtcgcgacgctgcgcaggaGATCATCCTCATGCGCGACCTGCATCACCCCTGCGTGGTTTCGCAACGGGATGCCTTTCTATACAACGAGCACGACCTGTGCCTTGTCATGGATTATtacgacggtggcgacatGGACACCCACATGGCGGCACAGCGCGACCTGGACATGTACTTTGAGCTTGACCAGGTCATGCTGTGGTTCGTGCAGCTGGTGCTCGGAGCTCAGTACCTGCACGCCCACAACGTCGTCCACCGTGATATCAAGATACATAACGTGTTCCTGCGGTCCAAGGACATGTCCGTAGTGCTCGGCGACTTTGGCATCTCCGAGCGTCTCGGCGCGGACCTGGCCAATCACACGTGGGTCGCCGCAGCAACGATGAGCGGTCTtcacggcagcgacggctcGTCCCTCACATCTGTGCCAGCGATAGTGGCCGCGACTGCTGTGGGCTCGCCGTCACCGGCGCGGATGAACCACGGTGACGACGCAATGCGGTCGCTCTCCATCTCGGGCTGTCTCCGTCCGCCCACGCCCGGCGGAGCAGGGGCTGGGCCACTAGTCCTGTCTCCGCTACTTTACCAACAGACGGCATGGTCCTCGGGCCAATGGGGCGCGGAGTCGCAGCTCTGCTCCCCGAACTCGAGCCCGTACCAGCCGCTGTCGCACGCGCGACAGACAGGCGCGAGCAGCAACGCGGCCTCATCGTGTTCGCTGCAGAGGCTGCTGAACGGCGGTGTGGAGGCAGTCATGAAGGGCACGCCACTCTACATGGCGCCAGAGGTGCTCCAGGGTGGGGCGGCCAGCCCCAAGTCAGATGTGTGGTCGCTGGGCTGCGTTCTCTACGAGTTGCTGGCCCTCCGCCACCCCTTCGAGTCGCGCGATCTTGCGCCGTTGGTGATGCGCGTCTTGCGAGGGCAGCGCGAGCCGCTCCCCGCGCACTACCCTCGTCCGATCGCGGACTTGATCAACCACATGCTCTGCCTCGACGCTAGTCAGCGCCCCTCgtgcgaggaggtgctgacGGTGCCCTGCGTACGTGCCTACGTAGACCTGTGGCGCAGTCTGCGCACCCCTCTCGACGTCCCCACTTCACCTGGCGAGACTGCACTGATGCGACAGCTGCAAGCGTGGCAGGCAAACATCGCAGCGTGGAACGCACGCCACCCTGACAACCCGCGCAGCAAGTCAGTGCACTACAGCGAGCTGAAGCGCCAGCTGCTAAGCCCTGCCTGCGCGccggccgaggagcgcgagagggTGGAGCGGCGAGCTGTCGAGGCAGCGCGCATGGCTCTTCAGACAGCGCAGCCATCTGGGCTGACGTGCAGTATCTCTTTGGCCGgcatcagcggcgccagccaaggcggcggtggcgcccaCGACGGCACCTTCTTCTTTGGTGCCACTGGTGAATGtctcgccggcgcggctggccgcagcagcagcgagttGCTGAGCATACCCTCCCTGGCGGAGGGTATTCTGAACATGGGACCCTCGGACAGCATGCGTCCCTACATGGTCTACGACGTCGCACCTGAGAtagccgccactgctgctgctggaggggCGGGACCGTCATGCGCCGAatcggcggcgaggaaggcgcTGAACGGCCGTCCTCCAAGGCCATCGCGCCGTCCGTCggtgtcgccaccgccgcatccgGTCCAAGGTGAAGACTTGGCTGTCACCGGACACCACATCGGCAAGGGTGGCGCTCGCGTCGgttcgctgccgcaggcggTTGATGTGGCTCGCAGCGAGAACTCCCCGATGGtgagcgctgcggcgaggaAACGCCGGTACCAGCAGGCGGGGCAGCGCAAGCCCACCGCTCCTCAGAAGGGTGAGTCGTCGCACCACGACGACACGACTCAGCCGGAGCATAAGCCGTTGACTggagcggcgtcgccgacgatcgatgccgctgctgaggtCCCATCGACCACACCACCAGTGCCGTCGTCGTACTTTCCGCTGAAGCCAGACCTCCCcacatcgccgtcgctgttGCACACGCGTGGCAGCACTCGATGCGGCTCCATTGATGAGGATGCGCTGTTCTTTGAAGCCTACGGGAACGTCACCGACATGCGCTTCGCCTCCCTCGACGAGATCGCCCAGAATGTGGTGGacctgcgccagcgcgtgcagcagcgcttgcggcaccagcgcctgCTGAGAGACATAGAGGCTCTGCATGAGCGGCACGGctctgccctcctccgcagcaTGCCGCACGTCTTAAGCGTGCTCGAGGCGACCgtggacggcgaggaggggccCCCTGGCAGGTCCGGTGGCGCCCAGTCTACCATGTCGCCCGAGGAGGTGTACGCGCGCATGGTGCAGCAGATTGATCAGCAACGCAGCGGGTatgagcagcaccagctcGACCCCGACGACGCTGAGAAGCTGATGGGCATCTTGCACTTGGGGCAGCTGCCGGTGGGCCGTCCAATGCCGCCGCGCATCCGACAGCTGCGTGAGTCCGCCGCACTGGCGCAGGAAGTGGTGAGCGAAGAGGCACGCCGTCGTTCCCGGCTATTTCCGAGAGAGTCGAAGGACAGgacgccacccaccaccaaaCGCGGCGTCCCCTTCTCTTCGGCGGTTTCGATGCAGTTTGCTGACCCTGCTGCTCCCCTGATAGCGCTCTCGACAGGTGGCGGTCGGTCGTCTTCACTAACTACCGCAATGGAgctgcgccggtggcgcccCTACCTCGAGCGCCGCGACCGCCTTTCCGCCGCGCTCACCCACGTCTTCGACGCCACCACGCTGCGAGCGGTGTACTCATACTACCGCAcctgcgcgctgctgcagcgggacgccgcggtggtgcgccgaCTCGTGCCAGACCGGCAGCAGTggtcggcgctgccgtcggttgaggagctggcggtgctCGACCGACGGCTAGAGGTGTTGTTTGAGGATCGACCGAGTTGGGATGGGAGGCAAGGTGCATGA